A DNA window from Centropristis striata isolate RG_2023a ecotype Rhode Island chromosome 10, C.striata_1.0, whole genome shotgun sequence contains the following coding sequences:
- the LOC131979108 gene encoding eIF5-mimic protein 2-A-like: protein MRCCVYNFLSPATDFTLVESSGIIFYFTDRFCSERGFRVSFMSNQRQQKPTLTGQRFKTRKRDEKERFDPSQFQESIVQGLNQSGTDLEAVTKFLDASGAKLDYRRYAETLFDIVVAGGMLAPGGTLADDVACTEFCLFKAQEDMETMQAYAQVFNKLIRRYKYLEKGFEEEIKKLLLFLKGFTESERNKLAMLTGILLANGNLSAAILSSLFNENLVKEGVSACFAVKLFKSWLSEKDINSVSASLRKVGMDSRLMELFPANKRSCEHFSKYFTDAGLKELSDFARNQQSIGARKELQKELEEQMSRGDPLKDIIIYVREEIKKNNISEQTMIGLIWASVMSSVEWNKKEELVTEQAIKLLKQYSPLLKAFTSQGLSELTLLLKIQEYCYDNIHFMKAFQKIVVLLYKADVLSEEAILKWYHEAHVAKGKSVFLEQMKKFVEWLKNAEEESESEDEEAD, encoded by the exons ATGCGTTGTTGCGTCTACAATTTCCTCTCCCCTGCAACTGATTTCACGTTAGTGGAGTCCAgtggtattattttttatttcacggACCGTTTTTGCTCAGAAAGAGGTTTTCG AGTGTCTTTTATGAGTAATCAAAGGCAGCAGAAGCCTACGCTTACAGGCCAGCGTTTCAAAACCCGAAAAAGAG ATGAAAAGGAGAGGTTTGACCCTTCCCAGTTTCAGGAAAGCATCGTACAAGGTCTGAATCAATCTGGCACTGATTTGGAAGCTGTCACCAAGTTCCTTGATGCCTCTGGTGCCAAGCTTGACTACCGACGCTATGCTGAGACCCTGTTCGACATCGTGGTGGCTGGTGGAATGCTGG CCCCAGGGGGTACCTTGGCGGATGACGTAGCCTGCACTGAGTTCTGTCTCTTCAAAGCACAGGAGGACATGGAGACCATGCAGGCATACGCCCAG GTCTTTAACAAGCTCATCAGGCGTTACAAATACTTGGAGAAAGGGTTTGAGGAGGAGATTAAAAAG ctgctgctgtttctcaaGGGCTTCACAGAGTCTGAGCGCAACAAGCTAGCCATGCTAACAGGAATTCTGCTGGCCAACGGCAATCTCTCCGCAGCCATTCTCAGCAGCCTCTTCAATGAGAACCTTGTCAAAGAAG GTGTTTCAGCGTGCTTTGCTGTAAAACTCTTCAAATCCTGGCTTTCTGAAAAGGACATCAACTCTGTTTCTGCCAGTCTCCGAAAGGTTGGCATGGACAGCAGGCTCATG GAGCTGTTCCCTGCCAACAAGCGTAGTTGTGAGCACTTCTCGAAGTACTTCACAGACGCCGGGCTCAAGGAGCTTTCAGACTTTGCCAGAAACCAGCAGTCCATAGGTGCTCGCAAGGAGCtgcagaaagagctggaggagCAGATGTCTCGTGGGGACCCCCTCAAAGAT ATCATCATCTACGTCCGAGAGGAAATCAAGAAGAACAACATCTCTGAGCAGACGATGATTGGACTAATTTGGGCCAGTGTAATGAGCTCTGTGGAGTGGAACAAGAAGGAGGAGCTGGTCACAGAACAAGCCATCAAACTTTTAAAG CAATACAGCCCACTGTTAAAGGCTTTTACCTCCCAGGGTCTCTCTGAACTTACCCTCCTGCTGAAGATCCAGGAGTACTGTTATGACAACATCCACTTCATGAAGGCCTTCCAGAAAATTGTTGTGCTGCTCTACAAAG CTGATGTCTTGAGCGAGGAGGCAATTCTGAAGTGGTACCATGAAGCCCATGTTGCCAAAGGAAAGAGCGTTTTCCTGGAACAGATGAAAAAGTTTGTTGAATGGCTCAAGAACGCAGAGGAAG agtCTGAGTCTGAGGACGAGGAGGCAGACTGA